The following coding sequences are from one Streptomyces venezuelae window:
- a CDS encoding FAD-dependent oxidoreductase — protein sequence MDYDVVVVGARCAGASTALLLARQGRRVLLVDKAPFPSDTMSTLYIHQPGVTRLARWGVLDDVVASGCPPLDTISHDIDGLSLTSAVPAVDGVSAAYAPRRYVLDELLVRAAVAAGAEFTDRAQVRELVRRDDRVTGVRLRTGDATATVSAGLVIGADGMRSKIADLVGAPVLRSAPRASCVYYTFWRGLRTGFGFHERPGRWIARIPTHDDLTVVAAYMPQAEFAEARRDPEEAYLSAVESTAPDLYEQMMAAERADRLRGTGDQRNYFRTAHGPGWALVGDAAHHLDTISARGITNAFIQADLIADAMSGVPTEDAASVDGATSGFARTMADTLEGPYKSTLELAKLRPTKTRLRMLHAVAGSPELTSRYFAMVSGVIGMREFMTADVVDLL from the coding sequence ATGGACTACGACGTTGTGGTGGTCGGCGCGCGCTGCGCGGGGGCGTCGACCGCTCTGCTGCTGGCGAGACAGGGCCGGCGCGTGCTCCTCGTCGACAAGGCCCCGTTCCCTTCGGACACCATGTCCACGCTCTACATCCACCAGCCGGGGGTCACGAGACTCGCGCGCTGGGGCGTGCTCGACGACGTCGTGGCCTCCGGCTGCCCGCCCCTGGACACCATCAGCCATGACATCGACGGCCTCAGCCTGACCTCGGCGGTGCCGGCGGTCGACGGGGTCTCCGCCGCGTACGCGCCGAGGCGGTACGTCCTCGACGAGCTGCTGGTGCGGGCCGCCGTGGCGGCCGGGGCGGAGTTCACGGACCGTGCGCAGGTGCGGGAACTGGTCCGGCGTGACGACCGGGTCACCGGAGTCCGCCTGCGGACCGGGGACGCGACGGCCACCGTGTCGGCGGGACTGGTCATCGGGGCCGACGGCATGCGCTCGAAGATCGCCGACCTGGTCGGCGCGCCCGTCCTGCGGTCGGCGCCGCGGGCGAGCTGCGTGTACTACACGTTCTGGCGCGGCCTGCGCACCGGGTTCGGGTTCCACGAACGACCGGGACGCTGGATCGCCCGCATCCCGACCCACGACGACCTCACCGTCGTGGCCGCGTACATGCCGCAGGCCGAATTCGCCGAGGCGCGCCGCGACCCCGAGGAGGCGTACCTGTCGGCGGTCGAGTCGACCGCGCCGGACCTGTACGAACAGATGATGGCCGCCGAGCGGGCCGACCGGCTGCGGGGCACGGGCGACCAGCGGAACTACTTTCGTACGGCGCACGGGCCCGGCTGGGCCCTGGTGGGCGACGCGGCCCACCATCTCGACACGATCAGTGCCCGCGGAATCACCAACGCGTTCATTCAGGCGGATCTGATCGCCGATGCCATGTCCGGGGTCCCGACGGAGGACGCGGCGTCGGTCGACGGAGCGACGTCAGGATTCGCCCGGACCATGGCGGACACCCTCGAAGGGCCGTACAAGAGCACGCTCGAACTCGCGAAGCTCCGTCCGACGAAGACGAGACTGCGCATGCTGCACGCCGTGGCCGGCTCGCCCGAACTCACGAGCCGCTATTTCGCCATGGTCTCGGGCGTCATCGGGATGCGCGAATTCATGACGGCCGACGTCGTGGACCTGTTGTAG
- a CDS encoding FMN-binding negative transcriptional regulator, whose translation MYVPTIYQAEDRAWLRRIVEQYPLATLVSNGPRVPYATHLPMIFNPDTPAGDAGPEGVTLLGHLNRANAHWDSLTDGGDAQLIFTGPHGYVTPAVYESTPAAPTWNFVSVHLQGKVRPITDFEETLRVVQLTVQAYEKDFGDGWEMDTSLDYFRAIGPAVGAFRFEVESADGMFKLSQEQSPEIRKRVTDRFGTDGTWRGRELAALMREFDHAGRTRESTAPTGGA comes from the coding sequence ATGTACGTCCCTACGATCTACCAGGCGGAAGACCGGGCCTGGCTTCGCCGCATCGTCGAGCAGTACCCCCTCGCGACGCTGGTCTCCAACGGCCCCCGGGTGCCGTACGCCACGCACCTGCCGATGATCTTCAACCCCGACACCCCCGCGGGCGACGCCGGTCCGGAGGGCGTGACCCTGCTCGGCCACCTGAACCGGGCGAACGCCCACTGGGACTCGCTCACCGACGGCGGGGACGCCCAGCTGATCTTCACCGGCCCGCACGGCTACGTCACGCCCGCGGTGTACGAGTCGACGCCGGCGGCGCCCACCTGGAACTTCGTCTCCGTGCACCTCCAGGGAAAAGTGCGGCCGATCACCGACTTCGAGGAGACGCTCCGGGTCGTCCAGCTGACGGTCCAGGCGTACGAGAAGGACTTCGGCGACGGCTGGGAGATGGACACCTCGCTGGACTACTTCCGGGCCATCGGCCCCGCCGTGGGAGCGTTCCGCTTCGAGGTGGAGTCGGCGGACGGCATGTTCAAGCTCAGCCAGGAGCAGAGCCCCGAGATCCGCAAGAGGGTCACCGACCGCTTCGGCACGGACGGCACCTGGCGCGGCAGGGAACTCGCCGCCCTCATGCGCGAGTTCGACCACGCCGGCCGCACTCGAGAGTCGACCGCCCCCACCGGAGGAGCCTGA
- a CDS encoding lysine N(6)-hydroxylase/L-ornithine N(5)-oxygenase family protein, with protein sequence MTAQTTADVVGVGFGPSNLALAIALQDITGPAAGAPDVSMKFYERQPRFGWHRGMLMEDATMQVSFLKDLATMRDATSRYTFVSYLQEKGRVAEFINSKTLYPLRVEFHDYLEWAALEFRSYVSYGTEITAVRPVVEGGAVEYVDVVARDAFNGHETVQRARNVVIGTGLTPRLPAGIEESARIWHSSQLMHRIGGVTSAPRNVVVVGSGQSAAEAADYMHRTFSDAQVHTVLSRYGYSVADDSPYANGIFDPVAVDRFYDSPADEKRRLLDYHANTNYSVVDLDVSQDLYRRSYQERVLGKQRLRMLNTSRVTAVDEHEDGVRVVVESTASGTAQTIDADLIVFATGYRPSDPATLLQDLLHECKRDEEGRLAVGRDYRVITSDAVRCGIYVQGASTEHSHGLSAGLLSNTAVRSGEIAQSILKR encoded by the coding sequence ATGACGGCACAGACAACGGCGGACGTGGTCGGAGTCGGCTTCGGCCCCTCCAACCTGGCACTGGCGATCGCGCTCCAGGACATCACCGGGCCCGCCGCGGGAGCGCCGGACGTCAGCATGAAGTTCTACGAGCGGCAGCCCCGGTTCGGCTGGCACCGCGGCATGCTGATGGAAGACGCGACGATGCAGGTCTCTTTCCTCAAGGACCTTGCGACCATGCGTGACGCGACGAGCCGGTACACGTTTGTCTCCTACCTCCAGGAGAAGGGGCGGGTCGCCGAGTTCATCAACAGCAAGACCCTGTACCCACTGCGCGTGGAGTTCCACGACTACCTGGAATGGGCGGCCCTGGAATTCCGGTCGTACGTCTCGTACGGCACCGAGATCACCGCCGTCCGGCCGGTGGTCGAGGGCGGGGCCGTGGAATACGTCGACGTGGTGGCCCGCGATGCATTCAATGGCCACGAGACCGTCCAGCGTGCCCGCAACGTCGTGATCGGCACAGGGCTCACCCCGCGGCTCCCTGCGGGTATCGAGGAATCCGCGCGTATTTGGCACAGCTCGCAATTGATGCACCGGATCGGCGGCGTCACCAGTGCCCCGCGCAATGTCGTCGTCGTCGGATCCGGCCAGAGTGCCGCCGAGGCCGCCGACTACATGCACCGCACCTTCTCCGACGCCCAGGTGCACACGGTGCTCTCGCGCTACGGCTACAGCGTCGCCGACGACAGCCCCTACGCGAACGGCATCTTCGACCCGGTGGCGGTCGACCGGTTCTACGACTCACCCGCCGACGAGAAGCGGCGCCTCCTCGACTACCACGCGAACACCAACTACTCGGTGGTCGACCTCGACGTGTCGCAGGACCTGTACCGCAGGAGCTACCAGGAAAGAGTCCTCGGCAAGCAGCGGCTGCGCATGCTCAACACCTCGCGCGTCACCGCCGTCGACGAACACGAGGACGGCGTACGGGTCGTGGTCGAGTCGACGGCGTCCGGCACGGCGCAGACCATCGACGCGGACCTGATCGTCTTCGCCACCGGCTACCGGCCCAGCGACCCGGCGACCCTGCTCCAGGACCTGCTGCATGAGTGCAAGCGGGACGAGGAGGGGCGGCTCGCGGTGGGGCGCGACTACCGGGTGATCACGTCGGATGCGGTGCGCTGCGGGATCTACGTCCAGGGCGCCAGCACCGAACACTCCCACGGCCTGTCGGCCGGCCTCCTGTCCAACACCGCTGTCCGGTCCGGCGAGATCGCCCAGTCCATCCTCAAGAGGTAA
- a CDS encoding MbtH family protein, giving the protein MSNPFDNEDGSYFVLTNEEGQHSLWPAFADIPAGWSTVFGAADRAACLAYVDANWTDLRPSSLIEATGNGGKQ; this is encoded by the coding sequence ATGAGCAATCCGTTCGACAACGAGGACGGAAGCTACTTCGTGCTCACCAACGAGGAGGGGCAGCACTCCCTCTGGCCTGCCTTCGCCGACATCCCGGCCGGCTGGTCGACGGTCTTCGGCGCGGCCGACCGGGCGGCGTGCCTGGCGTACGTGGACGCGAACTGGACTGATCTGCGCCCCAGTTCACTCATCGAGGCCACCGGGAACGGCGGCAAGCAGTGA
- the ddaH gene encoding dimethylargininase, whose amino-acid sequence MPATDVTPAVRRDRRREATPRRLLMCRPSHYGVVYSINPWMNPEKPCDRDLALAQWEQLHDLYTSLGHTVDVIDPVPGLPDMVFAANGATVVDGKVLGARFRHAERTAEGPAYLSWFRARGFDDFLWPEFINEGEGDYLLVGRRILAGTGFRTDPRSHAEAQEFFGLPVTGLTLVNPRHYHLDTALSVLSDDEIMYYPEAFSPGSRAVLGEMFPDAVLASAQDASVFGLNAFSDGYNVILPEAATGLAAELRERGFNPIGVNLSELLKAGGSAKCCTLELRSPRG is encoded by the coding sequence ATGCCCGCCACCGACGTGACCCCCGCCGTGCGCCGCGACCGGCGCCGGGAGGCGACCCCGCGCCGTCTCCTGATGTGCCGCCCCAGCCACTACGGCGTCGTCTACTCCATCAACCCGTGGATGAACCCGGAGAAGCCCTGCGACCGCGATCTGGCACTCGCGCAGTGGGAGCAGCTCCATGACCTCTACACCTCGCTCGGCCACACCGTGGACGTGATCGACCCGGTACCCGGCCTGCCCGACATGGTGTTCGCCGCCAATGGCGCGACCGTGGTGGACGGCAAGGTCCTCGGCGCCCGATTCCGGCACGCGGAGCGGACGGCCGAGGGGCCCGCCTATCTCTCCTGGTTCCGGGCACGGGGCTTCGACGACTTCCTGTGGCCGGAGTTCATCAACGAGGGCGAGGGCGACTACCTGCTCGTCGGCCGACGCATCCTGGCGGGCACCGGTTTCCGTACCGACCCGCGCTCGCACGCCGAGGCGCAGGAGTTCTTCGGGCTCCCGGTGACCGGACTGACCCTGGTCAACCCGCGTCACTACCACCTCGACACCGCCCTTTCGGTGCTCTCCGACGACGAGATCATGTATTACCCGGAGGCCTTCTCGCCGGGCAGCCGTGCCGTGCTCGGGGAAATGTTCCCGGACGCCGTTCTGGCGTCCGCGCAGGACGCATCCGTCTTCGGACTCAACGCGTTCAGCGACGGCTACAACGTGATTCTGCCCGAGGCCGCCACCGGTCTCGCCGCGGAGCTGCGCGAACGCGGTTTCAACCCCATCGGCGTGAACCTCTCCGAACTGCTCAAGGCAGGGGGCAGCGCCAAGTGCTGCACCCTGGAACTGCGTTCCCCCCGAGGCTGA